In Aquimarina spinulae, a single window of DNA contains:
- a CDS encoding endonuclease, whose protein sequence is MFSKDICVTLVFILLFTSFLFAQEKKEYMIHTIAFYNLENLFDPEDDPITFDDDRTPKGKDHWTYKLYIHKVKNMARTISEIGKGLAINSPALLGVAEIENRKVLEDLVNDPNLRSKDYGIVHFDSPDRRGIDVALLYQNTLFKVKNYNKHELIIYDKNTDKRVFTRDQLLVSGYLDGDLIHIIVNHWPSRRGGEARSSYKREKAAALNKKIMDSIFATDPYAKIITMGDLNDNPNDLSVKKILKAKQHRKNIEIKGLYNPMSKLVKKGLGSLAWRDQWSLFDQIIISKSFLDTDYSSYRYYKAGVFNPEYLITPTGKYKGYPFRSYANNAYTGGYSDHFPVYIYLIKQKR, encoded by the coding sequence ATGTTTTCAAAAGATATTTGCGTAACACTCGTTTTCATTTTATTATTCACCTCATTTCTTTTTGCACAAGAAAAAAAGGAGTATATGATCCATACTATAGCGTTTTATAATCTCGAAAATCTCTTTGATCCCGAAGATGACCCTATAACTTTTGATGATGACAGAACTCCTAAAGGAAAAGATCATTGGACCTATAAACTGTATATACATAAGGTGAAAAATATGGCCAGAACAATCTCTGAAATAGGCAAAGGATTAGCTATCAACTCTCCTGCTCTTTTAGGTGTTGCAGAAATAGAAAACAGAAAAGTGCTCGAAGATCTTGTTAATGATCCCAATCTTAGATCTAAAGATTATGGTATTGTACATTTTGACTCACCGGATAGAAGAGGTATAGATGTGGCTTTACTCTATCAAAACACATTGTTTAAAGTGAAAAACTACAATAAGCATGAATTAATAATTTACGACAAAAATACTGATAAACGAGTGTTTACAAGAGATCAGTTGTTGGTGAGTGGTTATCTGGATGGAGATCTAATTCATATTATTGTAAATCACTGGCCATCAAGAAGAGGAGGAGAAGCCAGAAGTAGTTATAAAAGAGAAAAAGCAGCAGCACTAAATAAAAAGATAATGGATTCTATATTCGCTACAGATCCGTATGCAAAAATTATCACAATGGGTGATCTTAATGATAACCCTAATGACTTGAGTGTAAAAAAAATACTGAAAGCAAAACAACATAGAAAAAATATTGAAATAAAAGGGCTTTACAATCCTATGTCAAAATTGGTAAAAAAAGGGTTGGGATCTCTTGCATGGAGAGATCAATGGAGTCTGTTTGATCAAATTATTATTTCTAAAAGTTTTTTAGATACCGATTATTCTTCTTATCGGTATTATAAAGCAGGAGTATTTAATCCAGAATATTTGATTACACCAACAGGTAAGTATAAAGGATACCCTTTTCGCAGTTACGCTAATAATGCGTATACAGGAGGGTATAGTGATCATTTTCCGGTATACATATATCTTATTAAACAAAAAAGGTGA
- a CDS encoding cation:proton antiporter — MLELAGIIILGILAQWVAWKFKIPAILPLILIGLLVGPFATLFTSDGTKLIQPIWNGTEGLFPGESLFYFVSLAISIILFEGGLTLRRSEILNVGPVIIKLITIAVIVTFFGAGLAAHYIFDLSWPISFLFSSLIIVTGPTVITPILRNIPLKKDVSAVLKWEGILIDPIGALVAVLVFEFIRVGGGEEFTLTALIEFGKIVLVGFTFGFTFAHALAFSLKKKIIPHYLLNVVTLALVLGVFVLSDAFAHESGLLSVVVMGMVLGNINLPHIDEILYFKESLSVLLISILFILLAANINIEDLQLIYNWQAVLLFIIVVFIVRPVGVFLSSLNSGLKTNEKLFISWVGPRGIVAAGIASLFGLKLYKEGVPGAEYITPLVFMIVLGTVLLNATTARLFAKLVGVFLKKSEGILIIGASKISRLIAVYIKNNNRHVVLVDSNRDNINKAKDLGLEAIEGNIYGDQLKDNIELNDIGYLMALTGNSDINKYVIDKFKDQFGEHGAFRLITSEEMLDPQKNPHEGLFSHTDDYYKLIELAEKYPGIQEIKIQDKKQYRTLIELTKEDKDIIPLFIKDTTKNIRIISSFSEEIEQVEEGSFLAYIGKPIDIEEIK; from the coding sequence ATGTTAGAACTTGCAGGAATAATTATATTAGGAATTTTGGCCCAATGGGTAGCATGGAAATTTAAGATACCAGCAATTTTACCATTAATTCTTATAGGACTTTTGGTTGGTCCTTTTGCTACTTTATTTACTAGCGATGGCACTAAATTGATACAACCCATCTGGAACGGGACAGAAGGTCTTTTTCCTGGGGAGAGTTTATTTTATTTTGTTTCTTTAGCGATAAGTATTATTCTTTTTGAAGGTGGCCTTACCCTAAGAAGAAGTGAAATTCTTAATGTTGGTCCAGTAATTATAAAATTAATTACGATTGCTGTTATTGTTACTTTTTTTGGTGCAGGATTAGCAGCACACTATATTTTTGATCTAAGTTGGCCCATCTCTTTCTTATTTTCTTCATTGATTATTGTAACTGGCCCTACAGTAATAACCCCGATTTTAAGAAATATTCCTCTTAAAAAAGACGTATCTGCTGTACTAAAATGGGAAGGTATTTTGATTGACCCTATCGGTGCTTTGGTAGCCGTTTTGGTATTCGAATTTATTAGAGTAGGCGGTGGCGAAGAATTTACACTAACCGCTTTGATCGAATTTGGTAAAATCGTACTTGTAGGCTTTACATTTGGCTTTACGTTTGCACATGCTTTGGCATTTTCTCTAAAGAAAAAAATTATCCCTCATTATCTGCTTAATGTAGTAACTCTTGCATTGGTATTAGGGGTTTTTGTGTTATCTGATGCTTTTGCACACGAATCTGGATTACTTTCTGTAGTAGTTATGGGTATGGTATTAGGAAATATAAACCTCCCTCACATTGATGAAATTCTATATTTTAAAGAATCCCTAAGTGTACTTTTGATCTCGATATTATTTATTCTTCTGGCGGCAAATATCAACATCGAGGATTTACAGCTAATCTATAATTGGCAAGCTGTTTTACTTTTTATTATTGTTGTTTTTATAGTAAGGCCGGTAGGGGTGTTTTTAAGTTCTCTTAACTCTGGACTTAAAACCAACGAAAAATTATTTATTAGCTGGGTAGGACCAAGAGGGATTGTAGCAGCAGGTATTGCATCATTATTTGGATTAAAGCTATATAAAGAAGGAGTTCCGGGAGCAGAGTATATTACACCTCTTGTGTTTATGATTGTACTGGGCACCGTTTTACTTAACGCTACAACAGCACGTCTTTTTGCAAAATTAGTAGGTGTATTTCTCAAAAAATCTGAAGGAATCTTGATTATCGGTGCTTCCAAAATTTCGAGATTGATAGCGGTATATATCAAAAACAATAATCGTCATGTCGTTTTGGTAGATAGTAATAGAGATAATATAAATAAAGCCAAAGATCTTGGATTAGAAGCGATCGAAGGAAATATTTATGGTGATCAACTCAAAGATAATATCGAATTAAATGATATAGGGTATCTAATGGCACTTACCGGTAACAGTGATATAAATAAATACGTAATTGATAAGTTTAAAGATCAATTTGGAGAGCATGGAGCTTTTAGACTAATTACTTCTGAAGAAATGTTGGACCCCCAAAAAAACCCTCATGAAGGATTATTTTCTCATACCGATGATTACTACAAACTTATTGAACTTGCTGAAAAATATCCAGGAATCCAGGAAATAAAAATCCAGGATAAAAAACAGTACAGAACACTGATTGAGCTAACCAAAGAGGATAAAGATATTATTCCACTGTTTATAAAGGACACTACTAAAAATATCAGAATCATATCCTCCTTTAGTGAAGAAATAGAACAAGTAGAAGAAGGTAGTTTTCTTGCTTATATTGGCAAACCTATTGATATCGAAGAGATAAAATAA
- a CDS encoding universal stress protein: MNELPNHKFNTILIGVAFSPNLKNNIFEAMRMVDFFDSKMIIVHVGEKTKEKEDNIKELISGFSDDDDEKVNVIWKQGDPVTVIIETARENKADLIMLGAIPREDFLKFYIGSIARKITRNAHCSVLLLIKPSEDLRPCNHIVVNGLKDEKTRQTILDSFEVAQNLGAQKLTIVEEISRQEVKVVVEDDQSLLKDTLIKEQLAQKEDLRVQHILSDVPEDLKTGILIKTQSIFGKRGYSIGHYAKVVAADLLIMNAPKRTTFLDRIFLHDLEHILSELPTDVLIMR, translated from the coding sequence TTGAACGAATTACCTAATCATAAATTTAATACCATCCTTATTGGTGTAGCTTTTTCTCCTAACCTTAAAAATAATATTTTTGAGGCTATGCGAATGGTCGATTTTTTTGATTCTAAAATGATCATTGTTCATGTAGGCGAAAAAACTAAAGAGAAAGAAGACAATATAAAAGAGCTCATTTCAGGATTTTCTGATGATGATGATGAAAAAGTAAATGTTATTTGGAAACAAGGGGATCCTGTTACAGTAATTATTGAAACAGCCAGAGAAAATAAAGCTGATCTTATTATGCTTGGTGCTATTCCCCGAGAAGATTTCCTTAAATTTTATATTGGGTCAATTGCACGAAAAATTACCAGAAATGCACATTGTTCTGTTTTGCTGTTAATAAAGCCATCAGAGGACTTACGACCTTGCAATCATATCGTAGTAAATGGTCTTAAAGATGAAAAAACCAGACAAACGATTCTTGATTCATTTGAAGTAGCCCAGAATCTTGGTGCACAAAAACTTACTATTGTAGAAGAGATTTCTCGTCAAGAAGTTAAGGTTGTTGTAGAAGATGATCAATCTTTACTTAAAGACACATTAATAAAAGAGCAATTAGCCCAAAAAGAAGATCTTAGAGTACAACATATCTTAAGTGATGTTCCTGAAGATCTTAAAACTGGTATTTTAATAAAAACACAATCTATATTTGGAAAAAGAGGATATTCTATTGGTCATTATGCAAAAGTAGTAGCTGCAGACCTTCTTATTATGAATGCTCCGAAAAGAACTACGTTTTTAGATCGTATTTTTCTTCATGATCTTGAGCATATTTTATCAGAATTACCAACAGATGTTTTAATTATGAGATAA
- a CDS encoding SulP family inorganic anion transporter translates to MKKTNNATSGFLSQLPKNIFSGFVVSLIALPLGLGLALASEAPPISGVIASVVGGIIVSIFGGSKVTITGPGNGLVVVLLGAITTLANGDLYQGYIFTLAAIICSGALMIIIGQLRLGILSDFFPSSAIQGMLAAIGISIFAKQFHVMLANTSIKGDTVSLLTDIPHSISLLFKPEYSAIAIAALVGVLSLLIMFFYGKIRNKYFQLVPAPMWIVLIAVGLSYYYEFFSSAPYPIGDSLLVQIPNDVFSNFPTPDFSLILDFKFIGVVIAITLISSIESLLSIKAVDKLDPLKRRSNINKDLTALGIASIVSGFIGGLNVVTVIARSSVNVNNGGTNRTSNFFHSVFLILFVVLFQDQLKRIPLTALAAILVYTGYKLAAPRNLKIVAKIGKEQLIIFFATIIATITTNLITGILIGILTTIIIHFILNKSVLFFVRNLFKPNVLMFKEGFNDTYFVSVKNFSSFLNYSRLKRKLDTIPENQDAIIDFSLCDFVDYTVQESLLGYQETFKRKGGSFEITGLDIHGTSSEHPLAIRSLIPFSKKIKIGAKSNLTKRQKDLQNIANDFSWQYDPKKGYDVSGLHDFVFFKTKKINYLNNSIYDSKSIFRISDTEFSEGEFIARTLVRTTIMTIKLKTEVPKFTLDKEGLLEFIYKFSGFKDILISGHPDFSKRFFLLGEKPEKIKLFFTDELVLFLESNPYYHIECNGSSLLVMRKERLASIKEIKALLDYGTRLEKVISSIQYHELLLKSPKIKS, encoded by the coding sequence ATGAAGAAAACGAATAACGCTACATCTGGTTTTTTATCTCAATTGCCTAAGAATATTTTTTCGGGTTTTGTGGTTTCACTAATCGCATTACCATTGGGTTTAGGATTGGCTTTAGCTTCAGAAGCTCCTCCTATCTCTGGAGTAATTGCTTCTGTTGTTGGGGGGATTATTGTAAGCATTTTTGGAGGATCTAAAGTTACAATTACAGGTCCAGGTAATGGGTTGGTTGTTGTTTTATTAGGGGCCATCACAACACTTGCTAATGGTGATCTTTATCAAGGTTATATCTTTACGTTAGCTGCCATTATATGCTCGGGAGCATTAATGATCATTATTGGGCAATTGCGATTGGGGATTCTAAGTGACTTTTTCCCTTCTTCGGCAATTCAGGGAATGCTTGCTGCTATAGGAATAAGTATTTTTGCAAAACAGTTTCATGTTATGCTTGCTAATACAAGTATTAAAGGAGATACTGTTTCCTTGTTAACAGATATTCCCCATAGTATTTCGTTACTATTTAAACCCGAATATAGTGCCATTGCTATTGCTGCATTGGTTGGGGTTTTGAGCTTATTGATTATGTTTTTTTATGGTAAAATCAGGAATAAATATTTTCAATTGGTACCAGCCCCCATGTGGATCGTTCTTATTGCTGTTGGTTTAAGTTATTATTACGAATTCTTTTCGAGTGCTCCTTACCCTATAGGTGACTCCTTATTGGTACAAATACCCAATGATGTTTTTTCAAACTTCCCTACTCCGGATTTTTCATTAATTCTTGATTTTAAATTTATAGGAGTAGTTATTGCAATAACTTTAATTTCGAGTATTGAATCTCTATTAAGTATTAAGGCTGTAGATAAGCTGGATCCTTTAAAAAGAAGGTCAAATATAAACAAAGATCTTACTGCATTAGGTATTGCATCGATTGTTAGTGGTTTTATAGGAGGGCTTAATGTAGTTACTGTAATCGCCCGTAGTTCTGTAAATGTTAATAACGGAGGTACTAACCGAACTTCTAATTTCTTTCACTCTGTGTTCTTAATCTTATTTGTAGTTTTATTTCAAGATCAACTTAAAAGAATTCCACTTACGGCACTAGCTGCTATTTTGGTGTATACAGGATATAAGCTGGCAGCTCCAAGAAACTTAAAAATTGTTGCCAAAATTGGTAAAGAACAACTTATTATTTTCTTTGCCACAATTATAGCAACGATAACAACAAACTTAATCACAGGAATCCTTATCGGAATCCTAACAACGATTATTATACATTTTATCCTTAATAAAAGTGTACTCTTTTTTGTTAGAAATCTTTTTAAACCTAATGTGCTTATGTTTAAAGAAGGTTTCAACGATACTTATTTTGTTAGTGTAAAGAATTTTTCAAGCTTTCTTAATTATTCTCGATTAAAAAGAAAATTAGATACAATTCCTGAGAATCAGGATGCTATAATAGATTTTTCTCTTTGTGATTTTGTAGATTATACTGTACAGGAAAGTTTATTAGGATATCAGGAAACTTTTAAGAGAAAAGGAGGGTCTTTTGAGATTACAGGACTAGATATTCATGGTACTTCTTCAGAACACCCTTTAGCCATAAGAAGTTTGATTCCTTTTTCTAAAAAAATTAAAATAGGAGCAAAATCGAATCTTACCAAAAGACAAAAAGATTTACAAAATATTGCAAATGACTTTTCCTGGCAATATGACCCTAAAAAAGGTTATGACGTCTCTGGTTTGCATGATTTTGTGTTCTTTAAGACTAAAAAAATCAATTATCTAAATAATTCTATTTATGACTCAAAGTCTATTTTTAGGATTTCTGATACCGAATTTTCTGAAGGTGAATTTATTGCTCGTACTTTGGTGAGAACCACGATCATGACTATAAAATTAAAAACTGAAGTTCCTAAATTTACCTTAGACAAAGAAGGGTTGCTTGAGTTTATATATAAGTTCTCGGGGTTTAAAGATATTTTAATTTCTGGCCATCCTGATTTTTCTAAACGGTTCTTCCTTTTAGGAGAAAAACCCGAAAAAATTAAGTTGTTCTTTACTGATGAATTAGTATTGTTTTTAGAGAGTAATCCATATTATCATATTGAATGTAATGGTAGCTCTTTGTTGGTGATGAGAAAAGAACGTTTGGCTAGTATTAAAGAGATCAAAGCTTTATTAGATTACGGAACTCGCTTAGAAAAAGTGATATCTAGTATACAATATCATGAATTATTGTTAAAAAGTCCAAAAATTAAATCTTGA
- a CDS encoding MBL fold metallo-hydrolase, with protein sequence MNLHPIKAGNFKLDGGAMFGVVPKVLWNKTNPADEKNLIDIAARCLLIEEGDRLILIDSGMGDKQSEKFFSHYSLWGNDSLDTSLKAKGFHRDDVTDVFITHLHFDHCGGVVQWNKARTGYELAFKNARIWSNEEHWQWATQPNAREKASFLSENIMPIQESGQLNFISRSGTSFQKNTELGFGVLFVNGHTEKQMIPHIEYKGKTIVFMADLLPTAGHVPLPYVMGYDTRPLLTLDEKKLFLDNAATNGWYLLLQHDAHNEIITVQHTQKGVRLKEVFTCHEIFN encoded by the coding sequence ATGAATCTACATCCCATAAAAGCAGGAAATTTTAAACTTGATGGAGGCGCTATGTTTGGAGTGGTTCCAAAAGTTTTATGGAACAAAACCAATCCTGCAGATGAAAAAAACCTAATTGATATTGCAGCAAGATGTTTACTAATTGAAGAGGGAGATAGGTTAATTCTTATTGACTCTGGAATGGGAGATAAGCAGTCCGAAAAATTTTTCAGTCATTATTCACTTTGGGGAAATGATAGCTTAGACACCTCTTTAAAAGCAAAAGGATTTCACAGAGATGATGTTACCGATGTTTTTATTACTCATCTTCACTTTGATCATTGTGGAGGTGTAGTGCAATGGAATAAAGCCCGAACAGGATATGAATTAGCTTTTAAAAATGCTCGAATATGGAGCAATGAAGAACATTGGCAATGGGCCACACAGCCTAATGCTCGAGAAAAAGCTTCTTTTTTAAGTGAAAACATCATGCCGATACAAGAAAGTGGTCAATTAAATTTTATTTCCAGGTCAGGTACATCGTTCCAAAAAAACACTGAATTAGGTTTTGGCGTACTATTTGTTAATGGACATACTGAAAAACAAATGATTCCGCATATAGAATATAAAGGTAAAACGATTGTGTTTATGGCAGATCTTCTGCCTACAGCTGGTCATGTTCCTTTACCATATGTAATGGGTTATGATACCAGGCCTTTATTAACCCTGGATGAAAAAAAACTGTTTCTTGATAATGCCGCTACTAATGGATGGTATTTATTACTGCAACATGATGCCCATAATGAAATAATAACAGTACAACACACCCAAAAAGGGGTACGATTAAAAGAAGTATTTACTTGTCATGAAATATTTAATTAA
- a CDS encoding S8 family peptidase, whose amino-acid sequence MKYLIKIKDQMIPSSNKIIATIASSMILVSCGAPTIVSTPIENIDTIPLKNIDLTDAQLKGWNSFDLVSDTVPGMSVNKAYNTLIKNKKGKTVIVGVIDSGVDIEHEDLDGVIWTNPKEIKGNGKDDDNNGYIDDIHGWNFLGDSEDENLEYVRIIKKFKPKYAGKTLASIPENDRGEYQNYIAAKAEFEKEYQENSAQKVQYEQILQQSSVSHKAITDVLGKEDYSRDELLKVEAKTQEMQQHVAFLAQMFGFMDPGDTIPDFIKNLKEGVDHFTDQLNYNLNPEFDGRTVVGDNVDDITDVKYGNNNVMGPDPKKEGIKHGTHVAGIIAAERNNGKGMNGIAQNVKIMAVRAVPNGDEYDKDIALAIRYVVDNGAKVINTSFGKYYSTHPEWVREAITYAASKDVLIVNAAGNEGTDLDKKAVYPNDQTSNGSEIADNFITIGALNYAYGSNLVADFSNYGKNNVDAFAPGVKIWSTTPNNSYEYLQGTSMAAPAVAGVAALIRSYYPNLKARQVKKILMDSGLSTKSSVVIGGEQTNVGSFSGLSKSGKMVNLYNALIMADKLSK is encoded by the coding sequence ATGAAATATTTAATTAAAATAAAAGATCAAATGATTCCCTCATCTAATAAAATTATTGCCACCATTGCCTCATCTATGATTTTGGTAAGCTGTGGGGCTCCAACCATTGTTTCTACACCTATAGAGAATATTGATACAATTCCTTTAAAAAATATAGATCTTACCGATGCTCAACTTAAAGGTTGGAATTCGTTTGATTTGGTTTCTGATACCGTTCCCGGAATGAGTGTAAATAAAGCCTATAATACTCTTATTAAAAACAAAAAAGGTAAGACTGTTATTGTTGGTGTTATCGATAGTGGGGTAGATATTGAGCATGAGGATCTGGATGGTGTGATCTGGACAAATCCAAAAGAGATTAAAGGGAATGGAAAAGATGATGATAACAACGGTTATATTGATGATATTCATGGGTGGAATTTTTTAGGGGATTCTGAAGATGAAAATCTTGAATATGTGAGAATCATAAAAAAGTTTAAACCAAAATATGCTGGTAAAACTCTTGCTTCTATACCCGAAAATGATCGAGGTGAATACCAAAATTATATTGCAGCCAAAGCAGAATTCGAAAAAGAATATCAGGAAAACTCTGCTCAAAAAGTACAATACGAACAAATACTTCAGCAATCTAGCGTTTCGCACAAAGCAATTACGGATGTACTAGGAAAAGAAGACTATTCTCGAGACGAACTTTTAAAAGTAGAAGCAAAGACTCAAGAGATGCAACAACATGTCGCTTTTCTTGCTCAAATGTTTGGGTTTATGGATCCGGGGGATACGATACCAGACTTTATCAAAAACCTTAAAGAAGGTGTTGATCATTTCACAGATCAGTTAAATTATAACTTAAATCCCGAATTTGATGGTAGAACTGTAGTAGGTGATAACGTAGATGATATCACAGATGTCAAATATGGGAACAATAATGTTATGGGGCCAGATCCAAAAAAAGAAGGTATAAAACACGGGACCCATGTTGCTGGTATAATCGCTGCAGAAAGAAATAATGGAAAAGGAATGAATGGTATAGCACAAAATGTAAAAATAATGGCAGTTAGAGCGGTTCCTAATGGAGACGAATACGATAAAGATATTGCACTTGCAATACGATATGTTGTAGATAACGGAGCCAAAGTGATTAATACTAGTTTTGGTAAGTACTACAGTACACATCCAGAATGGGTTAGAGAAGCTATTACTTATGCTGCCTCAAAAGATGTATTGATTGTAAATGCAGCAGGAAACGAAGGAACAGATTTAGATAAAAAAGCAGTATACCCTAATGATCAAACCAGTAATGGTTCTGAAATTGCTGATAATTTTATTACCATTGGTGCTTTAAATTATGCATATGGCTCTAATTTGGTAGCAGATTTCTCTAATTACGGTAAAAACAATGTTGATGCATTTGCTCCCGGAGTTAAAATATGGTCAACAACACCTAATAATTCATACGAATATCTGCAAGGAACTTCTATGGCAGCTCCGGCTGTAGCAGGAGTTGCTGCATTAATTAGATCATATTACCCTAATTTAAAAGCTCGTCAGGTAAAAAAGATACTTATGGATAGTGGATTAAGTACCAAATCCTCTGTAGTCATTGGTGGAGAGCAAACTAATGTAGGAAGCTTTTCTGGGTTATCTAAATCGGGTAAAATGGTTAATTTGTATAATGCCCTTATTATGGCAGATAAATTGTCTAAATAA
- a CDS encoding M1 family metallopeptidase — translation MFKKIGFGFLVGVFCVTAQNNTSYWQQQVDYTMNVDMNVENFQYEGTQELVYSNNSPDTLYQVFYHLYFNAFQPGSEMDVRSRNLPDPDPRVGNRISKLTPEEIGYLKVSSLTQNGKPLTYKTAGTVLEVSLDKPIAPGEKVTFSMKFNGQVPVQIRRSGRNNKEGIALSMTQWYPKIAEYDFEGWHADPYIAREFHAVWGNFDVTITIDKDYILGGTGYLQNPQEIGYGYEKPGTKVSRKGKKLSWHFKAPNVHDFAWVADPEYLHDTVKMTNGPTLHFLYKNKKEIIENWKDLQPKTVELMKYFSEKIGKYPYDQYSVLQGGDGGMEYAMSTLITGERNFGSLVGVTAHEMAHSWFQHILATNEAKHEWMDEGFTSYISTLAMNDVMKQNNPNSLRGMYQGYYQLATSGIEQPQTTQADHYSHNAAYGASAYTKGAVFLSQLGYIIGQDNLAKTIKRYFDEWKFKHPTPNDFKRVAEKVSGIQLDWYLTDWTQTTNTIDYGIKDVIEDNNTTKITLERIGLMPMPIDLYVEYKDSTVESFYIPLRVMRNEKENPIPSMKRTILPDWPWTNPTYSLDLSKPKSEIKSIGIDITKTMADVNPKNNSFSE, via the coding sequence ATGTTTAAAAAAATTGGTTTTGGCTTTTTAGTTGGTGTTTTTTGTGTTACAGCACAAAACAATACTTCGTATTGGCAACAACAGGTAGATTATACGATGAATGTGGATATGAATGTTGAAAATTTTCAATATGAAGGGACACAAGAACTCGTCTATTCTAATAATTCTCCTGATACGTTATATCAAGTATTTTATCACTTATATTTTAATGCATTTCAACCAGGAAGTGAAATGGACGTACGTTCTCGCAATCTTCCTGATCCTGATCCCAGGGTTGGAAACAGAATAAGTAAACTTACTCCCGAAGAAATTGGGTATTTAAAGGTTTCTTCCTTAACACAAAACGGAAAACCATTAACATATAAAACTGCAGGAACTGTTTTAGAAGTATCACTAGATAAGCCTATTGCACCAGGAGAAAAGGTTACTTTTTCTATGAAATTTAACGGTCAGGTACCTGTACAAATACGCCGTTCAGGAAGAAATAACAAAGAAGGTATTGCATTATCAATGACACAGTGGTACCCAAAAATTGCAGAATATGACTTTGAAGGGTGGCATGCAGATCCTTATATCGCAAGAGAGTTTCACGCAGTATGGGGTAATTTTGATGTAACCATAACTATTGATAAAGATTATATTTTGGGTGGCACTGGATATTTGCAAAACCCACAAGAAATAGGATATGGATATGAAAAGCCTGGTACAAAAGTAAGTAGAAAAGGTAAGAAGCTTTCATGGCACTTTAAAGCTCCCAATGTACATGATTTTGCGTGGGTTGCAGATCCAGAATATCTGCACGACACTGTAAAGATGACCAATGGCCCTACGCTTCATTTTTTGTATAAAAACAAGAAAGAAATTATAGAAAACTGGAAAGATCTACAGCCCAAAACTGTAGAGTTGATGAAATATTTTAGCGAAAAGATAGGAAAGTATCCATATGATCAATATTCTGTATTACAAGGTGGTGATGGTGGTATGGAATATGCCATGTCGACTCTAATCACAGGAGAAAGAAATTTTGGTAGCCTTGTTGGCGTTACAGCGCACGAAATGGCACATTCATGGTTTCAACATATTCTCGCTACTAACGAAGCTAAACACGAGTGGATGGATGAAGGATTTACCAGCTATATTTCTACTCTGGCGATGAATGATGTAATGAAACAGAATAATCCTAATTCACTAAGAGGGATGTACCAGGGGTATTACCAATTAGCTACTTCTGGTATAGAACAACCACAGACCACTCAAGCAGATCACTATTCGCACAATGCCGCTTATGGAGCTTCTGCGTATACGAAGGGGGCTGTTTTTCTCTCACAATTAGGATATATTATTGGACAAGATAATCTTGCAAAAACGATTAAAAGATATTTTGATGAATGGAAATTTAAACACCCTACACCTAATGATTTTAAAAGGGTAGCAGAAAAAGTGTCTGGAATACAATTAGATTGGTATCTAACAGATTGGACACAAACAACAAATACAATAGATTACGGAATTAAAGATGTTATTGAAGATAATAACACTACCAAAATTACTTTAGAACGTATCGGATTAATGCCAATGCCTATTGATCTTTATGTAGAATATAAAGATAGCACTGTAGAGTCATTTTACATTCCTTTAAGAGTGATGCGTAATGAAAAGGAAAACCCAATCCCATCAATGAAAAGAACTATATTACCTGATTGGCCTTGGACAAACCCAACGTATTCTTTAGATCTTTCTAAACCAAAATCTGAAATAAAATCGATTGGAATAGATATTACAAAAACTATGGCTGATGTAAACCCTAAAAATAATAGTTTTTCAGAATAA
- the rnpA gene encoding ribonuclease P protein component: MKATFNKKERLKSKKEIELLFSEGKSISKYPIRLVYRKSNFEESIKIRAGVSVSKRNFKKAVDRNCIKRLMRESYRKNKYIVPNTTHQFTFMFLFSGKEMPEYSLIESKIKGILQKFVEQEIKSK; the protein is encoded by the coding sequence ATGAAGGCTACTTTTAATAAAAAAGAACGATTAAAAAGCAAAAAGGAAATAGAATTACTTTTTTCTGAAGGAAAATCTATATCCAAATACCCCATTAGATTAGTATATAGAAAATCAAATTTTGAAGAGAGTATTAAAATTAGGGCTGGCGTATCGGTTAGCAAACGTAACTTTAAAAAAGCAGTAGATCGTAATTGTATAAAGCGTTTAATGCGTGAAAGTTATAGAAAAAATAAGTATATTGTACCCAACACTACTCATCAATTCACTTTTATGTTTTTATTTTCGGGTAAAGAAATGCCCGAATATTCGTTAATAGAATCTAAAATAAAAGGAATATTACAAAAATTTGTCGAACAAGAAATAAAATCAAAATAA